GGTTGTCGTCATGATTGTTGCTTCTTGTTACCAGGTTTCATACGCACGGCCCAGCTCTGACATGATTAAGGATGCCAATCTGTATATCAGCGGCCTGCCAAAGTCCATGACCCAGAAAGACGTGGAAGACATGTTTTCACGTTATGGACGTATCATTAACTCTCGTGTACTTGTTGATCAGGGTACAGGTATGACAGGTAAATGACTTccttgcttttttaaaaaaaattttgaAGGCAGCAGTACTCGTTCTGCAATGCAGTTCATTCGCTTGTACCAGAAGAAGCAATCACCAGCTGCTTTCTCATACCCAGGTGCGTCCCGCGGGGTGGCCTTTATCAGGTTTGACAAGCGGTCCGAGGCGGAGGAGGCTGTCAAAAACCTGAACGGCCAAAAACCACCCGGTGCCGCTGAGCCAATCACGGTGAAATTTGCTGCCAACCCAAACCAGGTGAAGAACACGCAGCTCATTTCTCAGCTCTACCACAACCAAACCCGCCGCATTGGAGGGCCTTTACATCACCAGGCGCAGAGGTTCAGGTGAGggatgatgttttttctttcttcatcgTGTTCAGCACTTTGGTCACTTATGCTCAGTTACTTGCATACTATAAACTGACTAAAATAGTactaagtaaacacacacagatttgttgGGCGAATTATAGTTGCATGTACACAGTCATCCTGACCTGAACTGGCCTAGGCACCAGTGCTCCTGCAGTTCCTGCCCCCAGGCTGGCAAAATACAGATCAGTTCTATTTTTGGACTGATGGGGAGATTGAATGTATGCTGTCAGCTTtaagaattaaatattttaaaatcagtAGAATGTAATATAACAAGTATAAAGGTGACATTTCATCATCTTGCATAGTGGattcaataaattgattccCGGGGGAAATGGCAGTCGTATCGGAATTCATGCTGTGTCTCTGATTGTGTTCAAGACATATTTTtggcttcatttaaaaaaagaaaaacaacctcaCTTTCCAGGTTTTCCCCCATGAGCGTCGACCACATGAGTGGGATGGGAGGCGTCAGCGCCCCTGGGAACTCCACCTCCGGCTGGTGCATCTTCATCTACAACCTGGGCCAGGACGCCGACGAAAGCATCCTCTGGCAAATGTTTGGGCCGTTTGGCGCCGTCACCAATGTCAAGGTGATCCGAGACTTCAACACAAACAAGTGCAAGGGCTTTGGCTTCGTTACCATGACAAACTACGAGGAGGCGGCCATGGCCATCGCCAGCCTGAACGGCTACCGTCTCGGAGACAAGATGTTGCAAGTGTCCTTTAAGACCAGCAAGGGCCACAAGTAGAGTGAGAGCCGGACAATTGGGTTTAGAGGGGATGAGGTTGCAATGACCTGCACCAGGCTTTTTTTGGGGtgggtgggaggggctaaattAGGAGTTAGCCAAGTCTGGCTCATCCATTTTGGTTTAAGTGTATTCAGAGTTAAGTAAGATGTTTGTTCACTCTGCACCTTTGTTACTTTTCTAagactgatttatttttgatttgttttttcatcttttcGTTCATTCGTGGGGCTTGAGGacactctgtttttttttgtttttttttttaagggagaAGATGAAGAGTGCAAAAGTTTGAGATACCCTCAAGGTGAATTCAAAATTTATCTTAAAAGCAGAAATACTGTCTGTATTTGTTGCATGTATAACTAGAAAagctagaaaaaaa
This genomic interval from Solea solea chromosome 18, fSolSol10.1, whole genome shotgun sequence contains the following:
- the elavl1a gene encoding ELAV-like protein 1a isoform X1, giving the protein MAVRRGHIKYLKADLQEVYEMSNGYEDHMGGDEAKDAKTNLIVNYLPQSMTQDELRSLFSSIGEVESAKLIRDKVAGHSLGYGFVNYLNPNDAERAISTLNGLRLQSKTIKVSYARPSSDMIKDANLYISGLPKSMTQKDVEDMFSRYGRIINSRVLVDQGTGMTGASRGVAFIRFDKRSEAEEAVKNLNGQKPPGAAEPITVKFAANPNQVKNTQLISQLYHNQTRRIGGPLHHQAQRFRFSPMSVDHMSGMGGVSAPGNSTSGWCIFIYNLGQDADESILWQMFGPFGAVTNVKVIRDFNTNKCKGFGFVTMTNYEEAAMAIASLNGYRLGDKMLQVSFKTSKGHK
- the elavl1a gene encoding ELAV-like protein 1a isoform X2, with amino-acid sequence MAVRRGHIKYLKEVYEMSNGYEDHMGGDEAKDAKTNLIVNYLPQSMTQDELRSLFSSIGEVESAKLIRDKVAGHSLGYGFVNYLNPNDAERAISTLNGLRLQSKTIKVSYARPSSDMIKDANLYISGLPKSMTQKDVEDMFSRYGRIINSRVLVDQGTGMTGASRGVAFIRFDKRSEAEEAVKNLNGQKPPGAAEPITVKFAANPNQVKNTQLISQLYHNQTRRIGGPLHHQAQRFRFSPMSVDHMSGMGGVSAPGNSTSGWCIFIYNLGQDADESILWQMFGPFGAVTNVKVIRDFNTNKCKGFGFVTMTNYEEAAMAIASLNGYRLGDKMLQVSFKTSKGHK